The DNA sequence CGTACAGCGCCTTCGGGTCGACCTACACGCTGGCGCGCTTCCCGGAGCTGGTCGAAGCCGCGCCCAAGGGGTTGTTCATGACCGGCACGTCGCTGGTCAATCTCGACCCCGCGGACCCGGACAATGCGACCGGCACCCAGCCACTGTGTTTCATCGAGCACTCCCAACACGACATGCGCATCGGCTATTACAACGACACCTACGTCCGCACCGATGACGGCTGGCGGTTGAAGACCCGCGCGATGACGTTCATCCGCCGCAGCGGCGACCACGACTCGGGTCGCCCACACGCCATCGGAAGGCCCGAAGCAGGATGACGGACCTGCTCGACCCCGCCGCATTCCGGGCCGCACTGCAGGCCTGGCTCGGTGACAATGACCTCACTCCCCCCGACGACCACAGCCTCGAAGGCCACCTCCGGCAGTTCGCCCGGGTGCAACGCGCGCTCTACGACGGCGGATGGAGCCGCTACGGCTGGCCGGAGCATGCGGGAGGACTCGGGGGGCCGGCGGTGTTGCGCGCCATCGTGGGTGAGGAGGTCGTCGGCCGACGCCTGACCGAGCCGGGACCGTATTCGATGCTCGAGGTGTTGGCCCCGACGATGATCGACTACGCCTCACCTCAGCTGGCCGCGGAGATGGTGCCGCGCCTGCTGCGGGGCGACGAACAGTGGTGCCAAGGCTTTTCCGAGCCGGGGTCGGGTAGCGACCTGGCCTCGTTGACCACCCGGGCCGTCGAGAAGGACGGCAGATGGGTCATCAACGGGCAGAAGGTCTGGACGAGCTTCGCCCAGTACTCCCATCGGTGCATCCTGCTCACCCGCACCGGCGACGCGGGCACACCCGATCATCAGGCGATCACGGCCTTCTTCGTCGACCTCGACACCCCGGGCATCACGGTGCGCCCGCTACGCACCATGCACGGCGTCGACGAATTCTGCGAGGTCTACTTCGACGACGTCGTCGTCGACGCGAACAGGATGCTGGGCAATCCGGGAGACGGCTGGCGGCTCGCCATGGATCTGCTGCCCTACGAGCGCTCGACATGCTTCTGGCAGCGCATCGCCTATCTCTATTCGCGATTCGACGCGCTGATCGAGGACGTCAAGGGTCAGGGTCAGAGTGTCGACGCCGAGCTCGGCGAGGTCTACCTGGCGCTGCACACATTGCGGTGCCGCTCACTGGTCACCCAGCAGCGACTGGCCGACGGCATGAAGCTGGGGCCCGACACCTCGGTCGACAAGGTGTTGCTGGCCGGTGCCGAGCAACTGCTCTACGACACCGTGCGCGACCTACGGCCGGGCACCATCGAACTCGACGACGACGAATGGCGCACCGAGTTCCTGTATTCGCGGGCGGCCACCATCTACGGCGGCACCGCCGAAGTGCAGCGCAACATCATCGCGCGCCGGCTACTCGACCTCGGGAAGGAATGACGATGACCGACCGAGACGCCGAGACTCCCGAACTCGACCTGCTCGAAGACGCCTTGCGCAAGACGATGCTGAGCCATTCGGGCGCCGAACTGGATGCCGCACTGGCCGAGCTGGGCTGGGCCGAGATGCTGGCCGACGTACCCGACCAGGCGATACCGCTCGTGTTCCGCCTCCTCGGCGAAACAGGTTCGCACGCATCGATTCTCAACGATGTCATCCTCGAGACCATCGGCGGTGTCCCCGGCGGTACCCCGCCCATGCCCTATGCCGGCGGGGACTGGGTGGTGTGGAGCCGTTCGGCGGTCGAGGACCCGACACTGGGTGGGCTGCCGATCCATCGGGTGCCCGACGGGCAGACGATGCGATTGGGCGAGGCGCGCCGGGCGGCCGGTTGGTGGCTGGTCGGATCGGCACGGGCCATGCTCGCCCTGGCGCGTCAGCACGCGCTGGACCGGACGCAGTTCGGCAAGCCGATCGCCGGTTTCCAGGCCATCCGACACCGGTTGGCCGAAACCTTGGTCGCCATCAAAGGCGCCGAGGCGACCCTGCGTCTACCCGGTATCGAGAGCCCCGACCTCACCGCGATGCTGGCCAAGGCCGCTGCGGGGAAGGCGGCGCTGACCGCCGCCAAGCACTGCCAGCAGGTGCTCGGCGGTATCGGCTTCACCGAGGAACATGCGATGCAGCATCACGTCAAACGCGCGCTGGTCCTCGACGGGTTGCTCGGCAGCTCACGGGAACTGGCCCGCAGGGCCGGTGCCGGCCTGCGGGCGCGCGGTTCGGCGCCGCGCCTGGCCGTCCTCTGACTCCGCCCGCGAGTCCAGCCCGGTGACGACACGCTGCCGGGTAGGAGCCCGACCCTACGCACGACCGCCCGGCTAGGGGCTGTTGGCGGCCTTCATCTGCTCCAGGTCGACCAGGACCGGCCAGCCGCCGACGGACAACGCGTTGCCGTGCCCTGTCTGGTGCACGTCGAAGACCGACTGGATGGCAGCGTAGAAGCCTTGCACATCCAGCGTCTGGTTGACCGCCCGCTTGGCCTGCCGCAGCGCGAACGGCGGCATCGTGGCGATCTGTTCGGCCAACGCCCGAGTCTCGGTGTCGAGTCGGTCCCGCGGCACCACCCGGTTGACCATTCCGGTGCTCAGCACCTCGTCGGCAGTCATGGCCCGGCCGGTGAACAGGATCTCCTTGGCCTTTCGGGGCCCCAGTTCCCAGGTGTGCCCGTGGTATTCGACGCCGCCGATGCCCATCAACACCACGGGGTCGGAGAACTGTGCGTCGTCCGCGGCGATGATCAGATCGCACGGCCAGCACAACAACAGCCCGCCGGAGATGCACCGGCCCTGCACGGCGGCGATCGACGGCTTGGGAACATTGCGCCATCTCAGCGTGTACTCGAGATAGCGTTTCGCCTCGTGCTCGATGATGAACTCGAGCGTGATCTTGTCCGGGACCGGTCCCCCGCCTTTGAGGTCGTGCCCGGCGGAGAAGTGTTTGCCGTTGGCCCGCAGGACGATCACCGAAACCTCGCTGTCCGCGGCCGCGCGGGTCCACGCCGCATCGAGTTCGTCGAGCAACTCGGGGTTCTGGGCGTTGGCCGCCTCGGGACGATTGAGCGTGATGGTCGCGATCCTGTCGGCGACGTCGTAGTCGATGTACACGGGGTGCGTCCTCCAGACGGGGTTACGGATGGCATGAGCGGGTACTACGGATGGCGCAACGGACCGGATGGGAATGCCGACGCGAGCACAACGGTTGAGTTGAACCGTGTCACGTCCGACTATCCGCAAGGGCCTTCTGTTATCTCGAAAATGAGAATACTATTCTCGGGATGAGGAAGTTACAATCTCTGACACGTGGGCTGAGAGGGGGTCGAGGACCGCTATGGCAAGGCGTTCTCCGGTACAGTCAGTTCATGTTCTCCCCAGTCGGCCTGCAGTCGAGTCGCCGGTGACCAGTCCCAGCGAAGAGCCCGCCTGGAAGCAACGGGCGGTCGAGCGCTCCATCAAAACCGCCAAATTGCGGGCAGCTCAGCGCGTGCAGCGCTTCCTCGACGCTGCGCAGGCGATCATCATCGAGAAGGGCAGCACCGACTTCACGGTCCAGGAAGTCGTCGACCGGTCCCGCCAGTCGCTGCGCAGCTTCTACCTGCAGTTCGACGGTAAGCACGAGCTCCTGCTCGCCCTGTTCGAGGACGCCCTGAGTCGGTCCGCGGACCAGATCCGGGCCGCCACTTCGAGTCAGGCCGACCCACTCGAACGCCTCGAAGTGGCCGTCAAGCTGCTGTTCGAGTCGTCGCGCCCCGACCCGTCGGCCAAGCGCCCGCTGTTCACCGATTTCGCCCCACGACTACTGGTGTCTCACCCGTCCGAGGTCAAGGTGGCCCACGCTCCGCTGCTCGCGCTGCTCACCGAGCTGATGGAAGAGGCCAGCGCCGCCGGCCAGCTGCGCGAAAGCATCAATCCCAAGCGGATGGCCGCCATGACGATGCAGACGGTGATGTTCGTCGCGCAGTCCAGCAGCGACGGTGAAGACGGGGCAGCCCATCCGATCACGGCCGACGAGGTGTGGGACTTCTGCTCACACGGTTTCGCCGCCGAATAGCCGAGAATCTCACTCTCCACTCAACAGAGTTCTGTTCACGCCGACGCGCACCCACCGAGTGCTGCGCCGCGTGCTACCGCGTCACTTCCGTTATCGAGAAGCTCATTCTTCTCAATGCAGAGCCATCCTCGCAGAATAAGAGTCGGGCATTGACACGCGCTGGCGGCGATGCCAGAGTTGTGAGACAAATCGTAGCCTGATGTCTTACGTCAAGACTGGTCCAGCGAGAGGACACCCGTGACGATCAGCGCCGAGAACTCCGACCGACCGGGCGCCTCAGCGGTCGACGAGCTGTACTACGACCCCTACAACGTCGAACTGAACATGAACCCCTACCCGGTGTTCGCCCGGATGCGTGAAGAAGCGCCGCTGTACTACAACGACAAGCACGACTTCTACGCCTTGAGCCGATTCGATGACGTCAACAAGGCCGTCATCGATCACGACACCTTCATTTCCGGCCGTGGGGCGCTCCTGGAGATCATCAAGTCCGGCATGGAGATCCCGCCCGGCACCTTGATCTTCGAGGATCCGCCGATCCACAACATCCACCGTAATCTGCTGTCCCGCATGTTCACCCCGCGCAAGGTGCTGGCGCTGGAACCCCAGATCCGCGAGTTCACCGCACGCTGCCTGGATCCCCTCGTGGGGTCCGGGCGTTTCGACTTCGTCAACGACCTCGGTGAGCAGATGCCGATGCGCGTGATCGGCATGCTGCTCGGCATTCCCGAGGAGCATCAGCGCCGCGTCGCCGATCACGGCGAGGCGACGTTGATGAACGAGCAGGTCGATCTGCTGGCGACCGGTGAGGTGTTCGCCGAGTTCATCGACTACCGCGCCGAGCATCCCTCCGACGACATCATGACCGACCTGCTGACCGCCGAGTTCACCGACGAGACCGGGACGGTGCGGCGTTTGCGCCGTGATGAGTTGCTGATGTATCTGACGGTGGTCGCCACCGCGGGCGCCGAGACCACCACCCGCCTGATCGGGTGGGCCGGCAAGACGTTGGCCGACTACCCCGACCAGCGGCGCGAGCTCGCCGAGAACCCCGGTCTCATCCCCCAGGCGATCGAGGAGATCCTGCGGTGGGAGCCGCCGGCACTGCAGATCGCGCGCTACGTCAGCCGAGACGTCTCCTACTACGGACAGACGGTGCCCGAAGGTTCGGCCATGTTGATGTTGGTCGGCGCGGCGAATCGGGACCACCGCCGTTTCCCACCAGATGGCGACGTGTTCGACATCCACCGGGAACAGCGCTCGCACATGACGTTCGGTGCCGGCACCCATTTCTGCATGGGCAATGCACTGGCCCGGCTCGAAGGCCGCATCGCGCTCGAGGAAATCCTCAAGCGGTTCCCGGAGTGGGATGTCGACTGGGCCAACGCTGCGCCGTCGCAGACCACCGCAGTGCGGGGCTGGGAAGCCATGCCCACCTTCGTTTCCTGACGTCAACCATCACATCGATCAGAAGGACCACACACCATGGCAGGACGGGTAGAAGGCAAGGTCGCGTTCATCACCGGCGCGGCGCGCGGCCAGGGACGGGCGCATGCCGTGCGCATGGCCCAGGAGGGCGCGGACATCATCGCCGTCGATATCTGCAAGCAGATCGACAGCGTGTTGATCCCCTTGTCCTCACCGGAGGATCTGGCCGAGACCGCGGATATGGTCAAGAACGCCGGGGGCCGCATCCACACCGCGGAAGTCGACGTCCGTGACTACGACGCGCTCAAGGCTGCCGTCGATGCCGGTGTCGAGGAGTTCGGCAAGCTGGACATCATCGTCGCCAACGCCGGTATCGGTAACGGCGGTCAGACCCTCGACAAGACCGGTGAACCCGACTGGGATGACATGATCGGAGTGAACCTGTCCGGGGTGTGGAAGACGGTGAAAGCCGGTGTGCCGCACATCCTTGCCGGGGGTAACGGCGGATCGATCATCTTGACCAGCTCGGTCGGCGGCCTGAAGGCCTACCCGCACACCGGGCACTACGTTGCCGCCAAGCACGGCGTGGTCGGGTTGATGCGCACGTTCGCCGTCGAGCTCGGGGCACAGAACATCCGGGTGAACTCGGTGCACCCGACCAACGTGAACACCCCGCTGTTCATGAACGAACCGACGATGAAACTGTTCCGTCCCGATCTGGAGAACCCGGGTCCGGAAGACATGAAGGTGGTCGGCCAGCTCATGCATACGCTGCCGATCGGCTGGGTGGAGCCGGAGGACATCGCCAACGCGGTACTCTTCCTCGCCTCCGACGAGGCACGCTTCATCACGGGTGTGACATTGCCGGTGGACGGCGGCAGCTGCCTGAAGTGACGACGTCGGCGTAGCCCTCCTCGCAGCACTGGGCGTAGCGCTACGCAGCAGCGTTCGTCGACGTGGCGACACCGGACGCGTTGAACATCCTCTGCGGCTGACGCATTCCGCCGAATTCGCAGTGATCATGACGTTCCGGTGGTTGCATTCTGGGCATGAAGCGGCTCAACGGCATGGACGCCATGCTGTTGTACAGCGAGACCCCGAACCTGCACACCCACACGTTGAAGGTCGCGATACTCGATGCGTCGGGGTACGCCGGCGAGGACGGAGCCCCGTACGGCTTCGAGGCCTTCCGCCGGACGGTCGCGCGCCGGCTGCATCTGCTGGACCCGTTGCGCTACCGGCTGGTCGACATACCATGGCACCTGCATCACCCGATGTGGCTGCAGGACTGTCCGGTGGACCTGGACTATCACCTGCGTCGCGTCCGGGTCCCCGGCCCCGGCGGGCGCCGCGAACTCGACCGGGTGATCGGCGAGATCGCCAGCACGCCGCTGGACCGCAGTAAGCCGTTGTGGGAATTCCACTTCGCCGAGGGCATGGCCGATCAGCGGTTCGCTCTGATCGGGAAGGTGCACCACACCCTCGCCGACGGGGTGGCGTCGGCCAATCTGCTTGCCCGGCTGATAAGTCTGTCCGGCGACGAGCAGGACGAACGTGATGATCCTCCGGCCGGCTGTGAGGCACCGTCCGACGGCCAGTTGCTCAGAGAAGCCCAGCTGGACCACTTTCAGAACATCGCCGAGCTGCCGGGACTGGTCGCCGATACCGTGCGGGGACTGTCCCGGTTGCGGCGGCGGTCCCGCCAGCGTCGCGCTCACCCCGACCTGGCCAAACCCTTCAATGCCCCACCCACGTTCCTCAACCACGTCGTTTCGCCGGTCCGCACATTCGCGACGGCGTCGCTGTCGCTGGCCGAGGTCAAGGAGACCGCCAAGCACCTGGGGGTGACGTTCAACGACGTCGTACTGGCCGTGGCCGCCGGTGGCCTGCGCGAGTTGTTGCTGCGTTATGACGGGCGGGCCGACCGCCCAATCCTGGCGACGGTGCCCGTCGCCATCGACAGATCCGCGGAGCGGGTCACCGGAAACGAAATCGGCGGAATGATGGTCTCGCTGCCGGTGCACATCGACGACGCCAGGCAACGGGTGACGCTGACGTCGCTGGCGACCGCACGCGCCAAGGAGGACAACGAGCTGCTCGGGCCGGCGCTGCAGGGCCGGATGCTCGAATACCTCCCCCCGCCGTTTGCTCCGACGCTGTTCCGCCTGCAGGCCAAGCGCGCGGATCACAACCGGCTGATGAACGTCGCGGTGTCCAATGTGCCCGGTCCGCGGAAGCGGGGTCACATCGGTGGAGCGCCGGTCACCGAGATCTATTCGGTGGGTGTGCTTTCGGCGGGCAGTGCATTCAACATGACGGTGTGGAGCTATGTCGATCAGGTCGACATCGCGGTGTTGTCCGACGATGCCACCTTCGACGATCCGCACGAGGCCACCGACGCGATGGTGAGCGCGTTCGGGGAGTTACGTCGCGTCTGCGGTCTGCCGATCCCCGGCGTCGTGGACTCGGCGATGGCTCCGGCACCGGCCGAGAGCTAACCTGGCCGGTTGCGCAGCTCGTTGCGGAGGATCTTGCCGGTGCTGCCGCGCGGCAACGCGGGCAGCAGTGTGATGTCGCGGGGCACCTTGTAATTGGCGAGGTTGTCACGGACGTCCTGTTTGAGATCGTCCACTTCGACGGACGCCCCCTTGTCGAGTACCACGAACGCGGCGAGCCGCTGGCCGTACTGCTCGTCGTCCACACCGAGCACCGCCGCTTCGGCCACGCCCGGATGGGCGGCGAGGGTCTTCTCCACCTCGATGGGATAGACGTTCTCCCCGCCGGAGACGATCATCTCGTCGTCGCGACCGACCACGAACAGCCTGCCGGCCGCGTCGAGGTATCCCATGTCCCCCGAGGCCATGAAGCCGTCGTGGAAGTCCTTGGTGGCACCCGAGGTGTATCCGTCGAACAGCGTCGAGCTGCGCACGAAAATCTGGCCGACCTCTCCGTCGGCCACCTCGCGGTGGTCGGCGGAGAGGATGCGCAGCTCGGTACCGTCGGCGGGCCGGCCCGCGGTGTCCGGCGCAGCGCGCAGGTCTGCGGGGGTGGCGGTGGCGATCATGCCCGCTTCGGTGGCGTTGTAGTTGTTGTAGATGACGTCGCCGAACTGGTCCATGAAGGCGGTGACCACGTCCGGGCGCATCCGCGAGCCCGACGCGGTGGCGAATCGAAGCGACTTGGCGCTGTAGCGGTTTCGCACGTCGTCGGGTAGGTCCATGATGCGGTCGAACATCACCGGCACGACCGCCAGACCGGTGGCCCGGTGCCGGTCGATCAGCGCCAGCGTGGCCTCCGGATCGAACTTGCGGCGGGTGACGATCGGGCAGGCCAGCAGCGCGGCGAACAGCAGCTGCGAGAAGCCCCACGCGTGAAACATCGGCGCGGCGATGACGATCGGCTCCTCGGCGCGCCACGGGGTGCGGTCGAGGACTGCCTTCAGGTCGCCCGCGCCGCCGCTGCCTGCAGATCGTTTGGCGCCCTTCGGCGCTCCGGTGGTGCCGGAGGTCAGCAGGATCACGTCGCTCTTGCGGCTGGCAGGCTGCGGCCGTCGGCCGAGGTGAGCCTCGATGAGCGAGTCGACTGTGGCGGTGGCGCTGCCGGTTACGTCGGCGTTGTCGGTGCTGTCGGCGCTGTCGGCGCTGTCGGTCCAGGCCAGTATCCGCGTGGCGTTCGGAATGTCGCGCAGCGCCCGCTCGACGGTGTCGGTGAACTCCTCGTCATAGATCACGGTGATCGGCCTGCCGGCGCTCTCCCGCTCGATCACCTCCGCCATGGCGGGCCCGGCGAACGACGTGTTCAACAACACGACATCGGCACCGATGCGGTTGGCGCCGACCAGCGCCTCGATGAAGCCGCGGTGGTTTCGGCACATCACCGCCACCGTCGCCGGTAGGCCGGAGTCCGGATTGCGCTGCTGCAGTGCGACACCGAGTGCGTCACAACGGTCGTCGAGCTGCCTCCAGGTCAATGTGCCGCGTTCGTCGATCAGGCCTGCGCGGTCGGGGCAGCGCTGGGCCGCGGCGGCGAAGCCCACGGTGGCGGTCAGGCCGGCACGACGCATCGCCATCCCCATGCGCAGGTATCGGTCCGGGCGCATCGGCGCGATGAGTCGGGCACGCCACAGCGTGCCCACCAAGCCCCATGCATCCGCCATGTTTGTCAGCCCAGTATCGGGAATCGGCGGTTGCGAGCGAGATCGTCCAGTGCCGCCTGCATGACGGCGCGCACGTGTAGATCGACCTGCTCGACATCGGGGTCCTCCCCGAACTCGGCGACCACGTCGATCGGCTCCAGGACGCGGGTCACGATCTTGGCCGGTAGCGGGAGGTTGGGCGGGACGATCAACGAGAGCCCGAAGGGAAAGCCGACGCTGACGGGCAGAATCTCCATCCGCGCGCGGGTCAGGCCGAGGCGGCGTGCGAGCGAGTCGCCGCGGGCCAGGAACAGCTGAGTTTCCTGCGCACCGATGGACACCATCGGCACGATCGGCACACCGGTGTCGACGGCGGTACGGACATATCCTGTGCGGCCGTTGAAATCCACGACGTTCGCCGTCATCGTCGGACGGTAGGAGTCGTAGTCGCCCCCGGGGAACACCAGCACGACCGCGCCTGATCGCAGTGCTGCCGCCGCGTTGTCGC is a window from the Mycolicibacterium poriferae genome containing:
- a CDS encoding nuclear transport factor 2 family protein produces the protein MTAPTESSRTADLVEIQQLLAKYAVTITQGDTDGLMSVFTPDGTYSAFGSTYTLARFPELVEAAPKGLFMTGTSLVNLDPADPDNATGTQPLCFIEHSQHDMRIGYYNDTYVRTDDGWRLKTRAMTFIRRSGDHDSGRPHAIGRPEAG
- a CDS encoding acyl-CoA dehydrogenase family protein — protein: MTDLLDPAAFRAALQAWLGDNDLTPPDDHSLEGHLRQFARVQRALYDGGWSRYGWPEHAGGLGGPAVLRAIVGEEVVGRRLTEPGPYSMLEVLAPTMIDYASPQLAAEMVPRLLRGDEQWCQGFSEPGSGSDLASLTTRAVEKDGRWVINGQKVWTSFAQYSHRCILLTRTGDAGTPDHQAITAFFVDLDTPGITVRPLRTMHGVDEFCEVYFDDVVVDANRMLGNPGDGWRLAMDLLPYERSTCFWQRIAYLYSRFDALIEDVKGQGQSVDAELGEVYLALHTLRCRSLVTQQRLADGMKLGPDTSVDKVLLAGAEQLLYDTVRDLRPGTIELDDDEWRTEFLYSRAATIYGGTAEVQRNIIARRLLDLGKE
- a CDS encoding acyl-CoA dehydrogenase family protein — its product is MTDRDAETPELDLLEDALRKTMLSHSGAELDAALAELGWAEMLADVPDQAIPLVFRLLGETGSHASILNDVILETIGGVPGGTPPMPYAGGDWVVWSRSAVEDPTLGGLPIHRVPDGQTMRLGEARRAAGWWLVGSARAMLALARQHALDRTQFGKPIAGFQAIRHRLAETLVAIKGAEATLRLPGIESPDLTAMLAKAAAGKAALTAAKHCQQVLGGIGFTEEHAMQHHVKRALVLDGLLGSSRELARRAGAGLRARGSAPRLAVL
- a CDS encoding enoyl-CoA hydratase; its protein translation is MYIDYDVADRIATITLNRPEAANAQNPELLDELDAAWTRAAADSEVSVIVLRANGKHFSAGHDLKGGGPVPDKITLEFIIEHEAKRYLEYTLRWRNVPKPSIAAVQGRCISGGLLLCWPCDLIIAADDAQFSDPVVLMGIGGVEYHGHTWELGPRKAKEILFTGRAMTADEVLSTGMVNRVVPRDRLDTETRALAEQIATMPPFALRQAKRAVNQTLDVQGFYAAIQSVFDVHQTGHGNALSVGGWPVLVDLEQMKAANSP
- a CDS encoding TetR/AcrR family transcriptional regulator, giving the protein MARRSPVQSVHVLPSRPAVESPVTSPSEEPAWKQRAVERSIKTAKLRAAQRVQRFLDAAQAIIIEKGSTDFTVQEVVDRSRQSLRSFYLQFDGKHELLLALFEDALSRSADQIRAATSSQADPLERLEVAVKLLFESSRPDPSAKRPLFTDFAPRLLVSHPSEVKVAHAPLLALLTELMEEASAAGQLRESINPKRMAAMTMQTVMFVAQSSSDGEDGAAHPITADEVWDFCSHGFAAE
- a CDS encoding cytochrome P450, whose translation is MNPYPVFARMREEAPLYYNDKHDFYALSRFDDVNKAVIDHDTFISGRGALLEIIKSGMEIPPGTLIFEDPPIHNIHRNLLSRMFTPRKVLALEPQIREFTARCLDPLVGSGRFDFVNDLGEQMPMRVIGMLLGIPEEHQRRVADHGEATLMNEQVDLLATGEVFAEFIDYRAEHPSDDIMTDLLTAEFTDETGTVRRLRRDELLMYLTVVATAGAETTTRLIGWAGKTLADYPDQRRELAENPGLIPQAIEEILRWEPPALQIARYVSRDVSYYGQTVPEGSAMLMLVGAANRDHRRFPPDGDVFDIHREQRSHMTFGAGTHFCMGNALARLEGRIALEEILKRFPEWDVDWANAAPSQTTAVRGWEAMPTFVS
- a CDS encoding mycofactocin-coupled SDR family oxidoreductase — encoded protein: MAGRVEGKVAFITGAARGQGRAHAVRMAQEGADIIAVDICKQIDSVLIPLSSPEDLAETADMVKNAGGRIHTAEVDVRDYDALKAAVDAGVEEFGKLDIIVANAGIGNGGQTLDKTGEPDWDDMIGVNLSGVWKTVKAGVPHILAGGNGGSIILTSSVGGLKAYPHTGHYVAAKHGVVGLMRTFAVELGAQNIRVNSVHPTNVNTPLFMNEPTMKLFRPDLENPGPEDMKVVGQLMHTLPIGWVEPEDIANAVLFLASDEARFITGVTLPVDGGSCLK
- a CDS encoding WS/DGAT/MGAT family O-acyltransferase encodes the protein MKRLNGMDAMLLYSETPNLHTHTLKVAILDASGYAGEDGAPYGFEAFRRTVARRLHLLDPLRYRLVDIPWHLHHPMWLQDCPVDLDYHLRRVRVPGPGGRRELDRVIGEIASTPLDRSKPLWEFHFAEGMADQRFALIGKVHHTLADGVASANLLARLISLSGDEQDERDDPPAGCEAPSDGQLLREAQLDHFQNIAELPGLVADTVRGLSRLRRRSRQRRAHPDLAKPFNAPPTFLNHVVSPVRTFATASLSLAEVKETAKHLGVTFNDVVLAVAAGGLRELLLRYDGRADRPILATVPVAIDRSAERVTGNEIGGMMVSLPVHIDDARQRVTLTSLATARAKEDNELLGPALQGRMLEYLPPPFAPTLFRLQAKRADHNRLMNVAVSNVPGPRKRGHIGGAPVTEIYSVGVLSAGSAFNMTVWSYVDQVDIAVLSDDATFDDPHEATDAMVSAFGELRRVCGLPIPGVVDSAMAPAPAES
- the fadD12 gene encoding acyl-CoA ligase FadD12; translation: MADAWGLVGTLWRARLIAPMRPDRYLRMGMAMRRAGLTATVGFAAAAQRCPDRAGLIDERGTLTWRQLDDRCDALGVALQQRNPDSGLPATVAVMCRNHRGFIEALVGANRIGADVVLLNTSFAGPAMAEVIERESAGRPITVIYDEEFTDTVERALRDIPNATRILAWTDSADSADSTDNADVTGSATATVDSLIEAHLGRRPQPASRKSDVILLTSGTTGAPKGAKRSAGSGGAGDLKAVLDRTPWRAEEPIVIAAPMFHAWGFSQLLFAALLACPIVTRRKFDPEATLALIDRHRATGLAVVPVMFDRIMDLPDDVRNRYSAKSLRFATASGSRMRPDVVTAFMDQFGDVIYNNYNATEAGMIATATPADLRAAPDTAGRPADGTELRILSADHREVADGEVGQIFVRSSTLFDGYTSGATKDFHDGFMASGDMGYLDAAGRLFVVGRDDEMIVSGGENVYPIEVEKTLAAHPGVAEAAVLGVDDEQYGQRLAAFVVLDKGASVEVDDLKQDVRDNLANYKVPRDITLLPALPRGSTGKILRNELRNRPG
- a CDS encoding lysophospholipid acyltransferase family protein, whose translation is MSDEPAETAKWDPGFTRQITSWVGPVITRYFRAEVRGMDALPAAGGALVVSNHSGGMLTPDVLVFAPQFYGHFGFDRPLYTLAHYGVFMGPLGDYLRKAGVIEASRDNAAAALRSGAVVLVFPGGDYDSYRPTMTANVVDFNGRTGYVRTAVDTGVPIVPMVSIGAQETQLFLARGDSLARRLGLTRARMEILPVSVGFPFGLSLIVPPNLPLPAKIVTRVLEPIDVVAEFGEDPDVEQVDLHVRAVMQAALDDLARNRRFPILG